The Thermodesulfobacterium sp. TA1 sequence TTTTTCGATTTCTATGGCTAAGATTTCTTGCTTACCGTTAGCAGTAACGGTTACCATCCCTCCACCTACCTGAACGGTAACCGTTTTTTCTTCAAGCATCTTTTGAGCTTCTTCTAACTTTTTTTGCATCTTTTGGATCTCTTTCATCATTTGCTGTAACTGGGGTGGTAGTTTCATATCTTACTCCTTGTTTAATATTTGAATATAAGATATTTTAGCAGAAAGATGGGTTAAAATTTCTTTTACCTCAGGCCTTTCTTTTATCTCTTCAAGCTTAGGTTGAGGAGAAACCTCTACCTCAACCTCTACAGGCTTCTTAAAAAACTCTTTCATCTTCTCTATAAGTTCATCAAAATATGTAGTATTTTTTAAATGTTCCTTAACTTTTATATGTAAACGCTGTAAATTAAAGACAGGTGAGGGTAAACTATTAGCGAGACTGTAAAGAATTGGACGGTCTTTTGCAAGTAGTTCTAAAAAATCTTGCCAAGTTTTTTCAGAAAAAGTTAAAGGTTCTTTTTTTTCTTCAGTTTCTTTAAGTGAAGGTTCAAGGTTTTTATAGTCAAAAGAAAGGTTAGGTAAAGTCTCTATTTTCTCTATCAATTTGTTTAGAGGAACTAATTTAGCTTGTTCGCAAACCCTTACCAAGGCTAATTCAAACTGCAGCTGAGGATAACTACTTCTTCTTAATATCTCAAGGTCTCTGGTTAAGCTCTGTAAGATCAGAAAAATTTCCTCTAATTCGTATTCTAAGACTAAATCTCTAAGAACTGGATTTTGAAAATGCTGGGTATTTTCTTGAGGTAGAGCTTTTGTCAAGAAAAGCTCTCTGAAAAATTCGGTTAGTTTTTCCATAAGATAGATAAGGTCGGTTCCTTGTTCGTAAACCTTTTGAACAACCTCTAAGGTTTTTTTTAGGTTTTTCTCCAACAAAACTTGAGCTAATTCCTCTATTAACAAGGCTTCATGCCATCCAAAGGCTTGAATGACATCCTCTTTGGTATGAGTTCCATAAGCCATAGCCTGGTCTAAAAGTGAAAGGGCGTCTCTTAAACTCCCTTGAGCTTCTTTAGCGATAAGTTTTAAGGCCTCCTCTTCTATCTGATAACTCTCCTTTTCACAAACGGTTTTTAGATGCTTTATTAATTGAGGAAGGTCAAGCTTTCTAAAATCATAACGCTGGCACCTAGAAAGGATGGTAGGTAAAAGCCTGTTAGGCTCGGTAGTAGCTAAAATAAAATATACATGAGAAGGTGGCTCTTCTAAGGATTTAAGAAGGGCGTTTGAAGCCTCTTTAGTAAGCATATGGGCTTCGTCTATGATATAAACCTTGGCTTTACCTCGAGTAGGAGCATATTTAAGGTTTTCGATGATCTCTCTTATTTGGTCTATTCCTCGGTTTGAAGCAGCATCTATTTCTATAACGTCTACAAAAACCCCACGATTAATCTCTAAGCAGTTAGGACATTGATTACAGGGTTCATATCCTTCTATCGGATTTAGGCAGTTTAAAGCCTTAGCTACAAGCCTTGCTACCGTGGTTTTACCTGTTCCTTTTATACCTGAAAACAAAAGGGCATGAGAAAGCTTACCTAATTTAAGGGCATTGGCTATGGTTTTGACTACATGGGTCTGTCCTACTACTTCTTTAAACGACTGAGGTCTATATCTTCTGGCTAAAACTATATAAGACATGTTTATTATTTTAAAGCTATTTTGAAAGTTTACAACCGAGGCCTGAAATCCAAGCTTCTTTTAATTTTTCGATTTCCTCTTCATATTCCTTAGCCGGTCTTTCTATTCCGCAGGTAAGGCACCTTACCTTCCCTTTTGCTCAGGTTCCTTCTAAAACCGCTTTTCCTCCACAGTATTTACAAACCAGAAAATCTTCTTTGTGAAAAGTTTGGTCAGGATTTTGCATGTTTTTTCCTTAAAATTTTATAAAAACCGAGTTACTACATATTCAGCAAAAGGAAGACAAGCGGTAAACGCTGGAGACACTGCATTCAAGATGTGAAGACTATGTTGGTCTCCTTCTACTACAAAGTCTTGCACCAACTCCAAAGTATCCTTGTGTAAAAGTTGGGCTCTTATACCTGGTTTCCCCCAACGGTTAAACCCTCTCTGATCCATATAATAGACTAATTTCTGGGCTTCACTTATCAAATAAGACTTCCAATATTTTTTTAACTCATCCAAAGCAAGACTTCTAAACTTAGAATTTTTAAAAAAAAGCAAAAAGAGATACTTCCCAATCTCTGTCATCTCATTAAGTTTAAAGTTAGAAAAAAGGCCGTAATTTTCCCTTGATAAACAAGGAGTAGCAGTAGGACCGATTTTAATGGTCCCATCAATTTTTATCGTAAAATGTACCCCTAAGAAAGGATTTTTAAGATTTGGTACAGGATAAATATTTCTTGAAATAAACTGAGAGGTGCCAGTATATTCTAAATAAAGACCTTTAAAAGGTAAAATCACATAGTCTTTACCAAAACCAAAATCTTTAGCTATTTTATCGGCGTAAAGGCCTGAGGCGTTGATGATTTTTTCTGCTGAAAAAAGGATTTTTCCTGCAAAAATTTCGTTTTCACCAAGTCTTTTTTGGTAAGGGGTGTTAAAGAAAAACTTAACACCCATCGTTTCCAAGTCTTTTTTTAAAGCGTTAAGAACCTCTATAGGGTCTACGGTTGAAGTAGTCGGGCTCCAGAGGGCTTTCTGAAAGGTTTTAGCATTAGGTTCAAGGTCTTTAAGCTCCTTTTCGTCTATCAAATAAACCTCTACCCCGTTAGCCTCTCCTCTTCTTTTTAGTTCATAAAGGGTAGGAAGGTCTTCTTCAGACTTAGCAACCACTACCTTACCGCATTTTCTTATACCAAGGCCTTTGACTTCGCAGTAGCGGGTTAGTTCTTCGTTTCCCTTTTTAGTAAACTTAGCCTTCAAGGAATCTGGATAATAGTAGAAACCTGCATGAAGGACCCCACTGTTTCTTCCGCTGCTATGAAACCCGAGTTCTTTTTCTTTTTCTATGATATAGACTTCTTTTTCAGGAAAACGCTCCTTTAGTTTTAAACCTAAGGCAAGCCCTATGATACCTGCCCCGATAATAAGGAAATCAGCCTTTACCTTTTTCATAAGGCTAACTTTAATATCTTTTTTCCTGTAGTCAAGGCGTCCTCAGATAGGTGATATTACAAGTGTCTATTTTATTGTGTCAAAACTTTTTGACTTGAAAATACCTCTTATGGAACAAGTTAAAAATCTTTTCTAAGAAATGAGAAGGTAGACAATTTTTGTGTGTTAGTTCTTGAGGAAGCTACCATGCCTTTTATTATTCTTAAGGCCTTTATACAATTAATGAGATAACACCCCACGTTCTCCACTTCCTGCCATATATTACTGCTTAGGTGGAATATTTTGAGCAATCTTCTAAAAAATTTAGGTTGCAAAATATTTCTTAAGTTTTAAAATTTATTATCTCTAAAAAAACCTGTAGGGGTAAAGATATGGGAAAAAAGCCGATGACTTTAGCAGAAAAAATCTTAGCTCACAAGTTTGGAAAAGACTATGTAGAACCAGGAGAATTAGTAGAAGTACCGGTAGATCTTACCTTAGCTAACGATATCACCGGTCCTTTAGCCATTAAAGTTTTTGAAGCTACTGGAATAAACCGAGTTTTTGATCCAGAAAAGATAGTCCTAGTTATGGATCACTTTACCCCAAATAAAGACATAAAAAGTGCTGAACAGGTAAGGATATGTCGTGAATTTGCGAGAAAGTACCGTCTTCCTCATTATTATGAAGGTGGGGCTTGCGGAATAGAGCATGCCCTTTTACCTGAGCTAGGACTGGTTGTGCCTGGAGACATAGTAATAGGTGCGGATAGTCATACTTGTACCTACGGAGCACTTGGTGCTTTTGCTACAGGAGTTGGGTCTACAGACCTTGCCGGTGCCTGGATAACCGGGAAAACCTGGTTTAAGGTGCCTGAAACCATCAAGTTTGTTTATTACGGAAAGCTTAAGCCTTGGGTTACAGGAAAGGACTTAATCCTTTATACCATAGGAGACATTGGGGTAGACGGAGCCCTTTACAAGGCGATGGAGTTTACCGGAGAAGTTATAGAAAGTCTATCGATGGCAGAAAGGTTTACCATGTCCAACATGGCGATAGAAGCTGGGGGAAAGGTAGGATTAATAATCCCAGATAAAAAAACTTTAGCCTATGTTAAAAAACATTCTACTAAACCTCCTTTAGTTTTAAAACCTGACAAAAAAGCCACTTATGCAGAAATAAGGGAATATGATGTCTCTCAAATAGACCCTGTAGTAGCTTTACCTCACCTTCCTTCTAACGTAAAATCAGTGAAAGACCTTCCTAAAATTTATATAGACCAAGTAGTGATAGGGTCCTGCACCAACGGCAGGTTAGAAGACCTTGCCATAGCTGCTAAAATCCTTAAAGGAAGAAAAGTAAATCCTAACGTAAGATGTATCATTATCCCTGCTACTCCTAAAATCTATAAGGAAGCCCTAAAAAAAGGCTTTTTAGACATTTTTATAGAGGCTGGGGCTATAATATCTCCTCCTACATGTGGACCTTGTTTAGGAGGACACATGGGTATCCTTGCCAAAGGAGAAAAGGCTGTAGCTACTACCAACAGAAATTTTGTAGGTAGGATGGGACATCCTGAAAGTGAGGTTTATTTAGCCAGCCCTGCCGTAGCTGCTGCCAGTGCGGTTACAGGATACATTACCACACCTGAAGAATTAGGTCTATAAAAAGGAGGTTAGTTATGCAAAACATAAAAGGTAAAGCCTGGAAGTTTGGAGATAACATAGACACAGATGTTATCATTCCTGCAAGATATCTTAATACCACCGACCCAGAAGAACTTGCCAAACATTGCATGGAAGATGCAGACCCAGAGTTTGCCAAAAAGGTAAACCCTGGCGATATCATAGTAGCAGGTAAAAACTTTGGTTGTGGTTCATCCAGAGAACATGCCCCCATAGCGATAAAAGCCTGTGGTATCTCCTGTGTGATAGCCGAAAGCTTTGCCAGGATCTTTTACCGCAATGCCTTTAACACCGGACTTCTTATCCTTGAATGCCAAGAGGCATCAAAAGACATAGAAACAGGGGATGAGCTTGAGGTTTATCCTGAAGAAGGAAAAATCATAAACCTTACCAAGAATAAAACCTATACTACCAAACCTTTACCGCAGTTTATGAAAGAAATTTTAGAAGACGGAGGATTAATTCCTCACATCATGAAAAAGTTTAAAAAGGACTAAAAATGAAGGTTACTAAAGATCAGGCTGGGTTTGAAACTCTAAGAGAAATAGTAAAAAACTTACGAGGAGAAAAGGGCTGTCCTTGGGATAAACA is a genomic window containing:
- a CDS encoding YbaB/EbfC family nucleoid-associated protein, whose amino-acid sequence is MKLPPQLQQMMKEIQKMQKKLEEAQKMLEEKTVTVQVGGGMVTVTANGKQEILAIEIEKELLNPEEKEMLEDLILAGVNEALKKAKEMIEEEMAKITGGLKIPGGFNLPGLF
- the dnaX gene encoding DNA polymerase III subunit gamma/tau → MSYIVLARRYRPQSFKEVVGQTHVVKTIANALKLGKLSHALLFSGIKGTGKTTVARLVAKALNCLNPIEGYEPCNQCPNCLEINRGVFVDVIEIDAASNRGIDQIREIIENLKYAPTRGKAKVYIIDEAHMLTKEASNALLKSLEEPPSHVYFILATTEPNRLLPTILSRCQRYDFRKLDLPQLIKHLKTVCEKESYQIEEEALKLIAKEAQGSLRDALSLLDQAMAYGTHTKEDVIQAFGWHEALLIEELAQVLLEKNLKKTLEVVQKVYEQGTDLIYLMEKLTEFFRELFLTKALPQENTQHFQNPVLRDLVLEYELEEIFLILQSLTRDLEILRRSSYPQLQFELALVRVCEQAKLVPLNKLIEKIETLPNLSFDYKNLEPSLKETEEKKEPLTFSEKTWQDFLELLAKDRPILYSLANSLPSPVFNLQRLHIKVKEHLKNTTYFDELIEKMKEFFKKPVEVEVEVSPQPKLEEIKERPEVKEILTHLSAKISYIQILNKE
- the lhgO gene encoding L-2-hydroxyglutarate oxidase, which translates into the protein MKKVKADFLIIGAGIIGLALGLKLKERFPEKEVYIIEKEKELGFHSSGRNSGVLHAGFYYYPDSLKAKFTKKGNEELTRYCEVKGLGIRKCGKVVVAKSEEDLPTLYELKRRGEANGVEVYLIDEKELKDLEPNAKTFQKALWSPTTSTVDPIEVLNALKKDLETMGVKFFFNTPYQKRLGENEIFAGKILFSAEKIINASGLYADKIAKDFGFGKDYVILPFKGLYLEYTGTSQFISRNIYPVPNLKNPFLGVHFTIKIDGTIKIGPTATPCLSRENYGLFSNFKLNEMTEIGKYLFLLFFKNSKFRSLALDELKKYWKSYLISEAQKLVYYMDQRGFNRWGKPGIRAQLLHKDTLELVQDFVVEGDQHSLHILNAVSPAFTACLPFAEYVVTRFL
- the leuC gene encoding 3-isopropylmalate dehydratase large subunit, which encodes MGKKPMTLAEKILAHKFGKDYVEPGELVEVPVDLTLANDITGPLAIKVFEATGINRVFDPEKIVLVMDHFTPNKDIKSAEQVRICREFARKYRLPHYYEGGACGIEHALLPELGLVVPGDIVIGADSHTCTYGALGAFATGVGSTDLAGAWITGKTWFKVPETIKFVYYGKLKPWVTGKDLILYTIGDIGVDGALYKAMEFTGEVIESLSMAERFTMSNMAIEAGGKVGLIIPDKKTLAYVKKHSTKPPLVLKPDKKATYAEIREYDVSQIDPVVALPHLPSNVKSVKDLPKIYIDQVVIGSCTNGRLEDLAIAAKILKGRKVNPNVRCIIIPATPKIYKEALKKGFLDIFIEAGAIISPPTCGPCLGGHMGILAKGEKAVATTNRNFVGRMGHPESEVYLASPAVAAASAVTGYITTPEELGL
- the leuD gene encoding 3-isopropylmalate dehydratase small subunit, with translation MQNIKGKAWKFGDNIDTDVIIPARYLNTTDPEELAKHCMEDADPEFAKKVNPGDIIVAGKNFGCGSSREHAPIAIKACGISCVIAESFARIFYRNAFNTGLLILECQEASKDIETGDELEVYPEEGKIINLTKNKTYTTKPLPQFMKEILEDGGLIPHIMKKFKKD